The sequence GCACGAAGGCGGGCCGGTGCTGCGGGGAGGGCACGGTGTTCAACGGGCCGCGCACGCTGTAGTGCTCGCCCTTGAAGTGGATCGGGCGGACCTTGGTGTGGTCGGCGTAGACGCCGTTCTCCCGGTCGAGCACGACGGCGTCCTCGTCCCAGGACGCGAAGAGCTGCCGTACGACGTCGACGTACTCGTCCGCCATGGCGTACCGCACGTCGCGCGGCGGCAGCTTCTCCAGGCCGAAGTTCTGCGCGGCCAGGTCCTCGGCGCTGGTGACGATGTTCCAGCCGAAGCGCCCGCCGAGCATGCTGTCCATCGTCGAGGCGAGCCGCGCTGTCATGAACGGCGGGTAGGCCAGAGTGGACAGGGTGGCGACGATGCCCAGGTGGGAGGTGTTCAGGCCCATCGCGACGGCCAGCGGGACCGGGTCGTGTTTGGGGACGACCATGCCTTGCCGCAGGGCCCGCTCGGCGGAGCCGCCGTAGCTCTCCGGGACCATCAGCTTGTCCTCGATGATCACGTAGTCGAAGCAGGCGCGTTCGAGTGCCTGGGCCACCTCCGTGTGGAACCTGCCGTCCCACGGGGAGCCTCCGCTGCCGAAGGGGCCCTGCCAGTCGTCCGGCGTGAAGTTGAAGATACAGGCGAGGTGGAACTTGCGGGTCACGGCTGGTGTCCCCCTTCGGGACGTGCGGCGGTCCGGTGCTGTGCGTCCGCGCGGCGGTCCGGACGGGTCTGGGCGAAGAGCAGTCCCGAGCCCTCGCGCACCATGGCCGTCGTCTCGTCCACGACATGGCGCAGCAGCTTCTCCCCGAGGCCGGCGTCGGCGCCGGTGGTGGAGGAGAGGACTCCGCGGTGGGTGGTCTGCGCCACGTCGACCGGGTGCAGATAGACGCCCGCCCGGGGCGGGTTGTCGTGGTCGGGACGTTCGTCGGTGACGAGGTCGGGCCGCAGGTGGAGCATGAGGCTCGTCTCGGTGACTCCCGCGTGCTCGGCGTGCCAGCCGGGGAACTCCGGGATCTCCGCGTCCGTCCAGGTGTCGCGGACCAGGCTCCACCAGCTGAAGGCGAAGACCTCCGTGCTGTCCAGCAGGCCTCGCTCGCGCACCTGGTCCAGCGCCTCGAAGAGAAACGGTTCGTTCTCGTAGTGCCCGTTGACCACGATCAGCCGGGCCATGGGCAGGGCCACCAGGGCCGTGAGCGTCTCGCGCAGGAAGCGGACGAGGGTGTCACCGGCCATGTACACCGTGCCGGGGAAGTGGAGTCCGCCGCCGCTCTGCGGCAGGGAGCGCGCGCCGATGGCCTGTGCGGGCAGGACGAAGGCGTCGAGTTCCCTGGCGATCTCGCCGGCGAAGGCCTCCGCCAGGATCAGGTCGACGGACAGGGGCAGGTGCGGGCCGTGCTGTTCTATCGCGCCGATGGGCCATACGACGGTGCGTCCGCGCACGGTGTCGGCGACCTGGGCGCTGGTCAGGTCGGTGAGGAGCGGGGCGCCCGGCTGACGGCCGCTCACAGTGCCGCTCCCTCGGGTGCGTGCGCGCCGCTTCGGGCAGTGGCGCCGGCGCCGACCAGGTCCCTGGTCTCGGCCACGATGCGTTCGAGCGTCTCGTACATGTCGGTGTGCAGCGCCGTGTACACCTGGGCCACGTTCGCGCCGACGCTGAGGTAGTCGGCCACGTCGCGACCGCTGGTGACTCCGCCGCAGCCCATGATCGGCAACTCGACTCCCTTCTTGCGCAGTTGCCAGACGGCGGCGAGGACGAGCGGCTTGAGACCGGGGCCCGAGTAGCCGAAGACACCGCCGAGTTCGAGGCCTCCGGTGGCGGGGGACACGGCCGCGCCGCCGATGGTGTCGCTGAGGGTGATGGCATCCGCTCCCCCCGCGATGGCGGCACGTACCCGGTCCTGGAGCCCTTCGCCGACGGCGAGCTTGACGGAGAGGGGCAGCGCCGTTCTGCCGCGGGTCTCGGAGGTGTAGGCGTAGACCCGGTCGGGATTGTCGTCCTCCAGGCCCTCCTCCTCGTTGAGGCAGGAGATGCCGAGTTCCAGGGCCTGACACCCGGTCGCCTCGACGTCCTTGGCCAGAGCGGCGAGTTCGGCCGGGCTGTCGGCGTGGAGCGAGGCGATGACCGGCAGCCGGTCGTCGGCGAACGAACGCAGCACGCCCAGCCAGTGGTTGACCGGTCGCTTGGAGTAGGTGGTGCTGTTGAGCATGCCGACGGGCAGACGGATGATCCGCTCGTCGAGGCCTTGCGGCGGGTTCGGGTGGATGGTCTTGGTGACGACCGCTCCGGCGCCCCGCTCGATGAGCCGGCGGATGTTGCGTTCCTGGTCCGTCAGCAGTCCGGAACCGACTATCACGGGACTGGCCGGCGACAGGCCTAATATCGACACGTCAGGCACTCGATGACTCCGTCCGGTGGATGAAACGGGTGGCGATGAGGCGGGTGCCTGCTAGGCGACGAGGCTCGCGCCGACGGCCTCACGCTGCCGCTCGGTGGCGGCGAGCACGGCGTCGATGAGCAGCGTCGGCTTCTCGGTGAACTCGTCGAAGTCGATGGCCTGGACGGACCCCACGCGGTGGAGGCCCTTGAGGAGGTGGCTCGCGGAGTCGACGAACGGCTGCTTGGTGATCAGGACGATGGGGCGCCCGAGGGCCGTGGCCCAGCCGAGTTCGACGTGGGTGCCGTCCGTGCGTCGCAGGGTACCGTCCTCCAGCACCGGCAGGACGGGCACGAAGACGTCGCACTTCCTCATCCAGCGGAAGTCGCGCACGGAGACCTGCTCCGGGGTGAAGGACGCCGTCTCGGCCCCGAACTTCTCCACGACGTGCGCCGAGAAGACGTTGGCTCCGTTGTCCCGGGCGATGCCGATCGCCGTCGTGATCGCGTCCTGGAGGTGACCGACGAACCCGTCCGCCAGGATGGCGTGCTGGATCGGTCCGCCCACGAAGACGTCGAGTCCTTGGAGCAGGCCGCCGCGCTGTGCGGACGTCTCCTCGGCACGGGTTCCCTGCTTCGATTCCATGACGTTGTCACTCCTTCTTGTTCGGGGGGTGATGACTTACGCCGGGCTG comes from Streptomyces sp. SCL15-4 and encodes:
- a CDS encoding creatininase family protein, translating into MSGRQPGAPLLTDLTSAQVADTVRGRTVVWPIGAIEQHGPHLPLSVDLILAEAFAGEIARELDAFVLPAQAIGARSLPQSGGGLHFPGTVYMAGDTLVRFLRETLTALVALPMARLIVVNGHYENEPFLFEALDQVRERGLLDSTEVFAFSWWSLVRDTWTDAEIPEFPGWHAEHAGVTETSLMLHLRPDLVTDERPDHDNPPRAGVYLHPVDVAQTTHRGVLSSTTGADAGLGEKLLRHVVDETTAMVREGSGLLFAQTRPDRRADAQHRTAARPEGGHQP
- a CDS encoding dihydroorotate dehydrogenase, encoding MPDVSILGLSPASPVIVGSGLLTDQERNIRRLIERGAGAVVTKTIHPNPPQGLDERIIRLPVGMLNSTTYSKRPVNHWLGVLRSFADDRLPVIASLHADSPAELAALAKDVEATGCQALELGISCLNEEEGLEDDNPDRVYAYTSETRGRTALPLSVKLAVGEGLQDRVRAAIAGGADAITLSDTIGGAAVSPATGGLELGGVFGYSGPGLKPLVLAAVWQLRKKGVELPIMGCGGVTSGRDVADYLSVGANVAQVYTALHTDMYETLERIVAETRDLVGAGATARSGAHAPEGAAL
- a CDS encoding NtaA/DmoA family FMN-dependent monooxygenase (This protein belongs to a clade of FMN-dependent monooxygenases, within a broader family of flavin-dependent oxidoreductases, the luciferase-like monooxygenase (LMM) family, some of whose members use coenzyme F420 rather than FMN.); its protein translation is MTRKFHLACIFNFTPDDWQGPFGSGGSPWDGRFHTEVAQALERACFDYVIIEDKLMVPESYGGSAERALRQGMVVPKHDPVPLAVAMGLNTSHLGIVATLSTLAYPPFMTARLASTMDSMLGGRFGWNIVTSAEDLAAQNFGLEKLPPRDVRYAMADEYVDVVRQLFASWDEDAVVLDRENGVYADHTKVRPIHFKGEHYSVRGPLNTVPSPQHRPAFVQAGASPRGRVFAARNADSVIAIANGVAGMREFRDDVRKHAEAAGRDPDDVKVLFCVTPTLGETEQEARDKHQRMISSPQFIHDILAETSALTEIDFARFDLDEPLPYRLETNGEQGSLDQLQQWGSGKTLRELVLDAAGGLVSSVELIGTPDQVAERMGEVMEEVGGDGFMLTTPVLRLNRRWVADVTDGLVPALQRRGLTRAAYTPGHTLRQNLAEF
- a CDS encoding nucleoside 2-deoxyribosyltransferase, with product MESKQGTRAEETSAQRGGLLQGLDVFVGGPIQHAILADGFVGHLQDAITTAIGIARDNGANVFSAHVVEKFGAETASFTPEQVSVRDFRWMRKCDVFVPVLPVLEDGTLRRTDGTHVELGWATALGRPIVLITKQPFVDSASHLLKGLHRVGSVQAIDFDEFTEKPTLLIDAVLAATERQREAVGASLVA